The following are encoded in a window of Sebastes umbrosus isolate fSebUmb1 chromosome 7, fSebUmb1.pri, whole genome shotgun sequence genomic DNA:
- the LOC119492084 gene encoding tubulin-specific chaperone cofactor E-like protein isoform X1, whose protein sequence is MSVRTQKKTVSCDSVPVKGNVSSAEGGAVQGDGAMEPPEDQDGRTFVEVMSEKYSPDNFPLRRGPGMGIVVVPTVCPQGSPMKDRLNLPSILVLDSCGISRAGDEAEIAAFCAHVIELDLSRNKLQDWREISKIVSNIPNLEFLNLSYNPLAGMTLEPRCAEGFSRVRRLVLNNTRVSWDTVLLLTREITELEELFLCLNEYSSVSTSSVTCPTLRLLHITDNSLQDWAEVRKIGSMFPSLDTLVMANNNLASIQDNKDILRRLFPNLRSINLHNSGLTRWEDIEMLNFFPKLEEVRLQGIPLLQTYTNTERRSLMIAQLPSISLLNGSVVSDSEREDAERFFIRYHVDYPEEELPYRYHSLVTKYGKLEPLAEVDLRPRCRAQVEVHCEEKVEQLSIRLDQTVAELKKQLTTVVQLSTNSMRLYYIDKIGIFGPEEMKYNTRVLHSYSIQDGDELLVVPKTK, encoded by the exons ATGTCGGTACGAACACAGAAGAAGACAGTAAGCTGTGACAGTGTTCCAGTCAAGGGAAACGTCTCTTCAG CTGAGGGGGGTGCTGTTCAGGGGGACGGAGCCATGGAGCCACCAGAGGACCAGGACGGTCGTACCTTTGTGGAGGTGATGAGTGAAAAGTACAGCCCGGATAACTTTCCGCTACGCAGAGGGCCTGGTATGGGAATAGTGGTGGTACCCACTGTATGTCCTCAAGGCTCCCCTATGAAAG ACCGACTGAACCTGCCCAGTATTCTGGTGTTGGATAGCTGTGGGATCAGCAGGGCAGGAGACGAGGCTGAGATTGCTGCTTTCTGTGCCCATGTCATAGAGCTGGACCTGTCTCGAAACAAGCTGCAGGACTGGCGTGAG ATCAGTAAAATCGTGTCCAACATCCCCAACCTGGAGTTCCTCAACCTGAGCTATAACCCCCTGGCAGGAATGACCCTGGAGCCGCGCTGCGCTGAAGGCTTCTCCCGGGTCCGACGCCTCGTCCTCAACAACACTCGGGTGTCCTGGGACACCGTGCTGCTGCTCACCAGGGAGATAACTGA GCTGGAGGAGTTGTTCCTGTGCCTTAATGAGTACAGCAGTGTGAGTACCTCCAGTGTGACCTGCCCCACCTTGCGCCTGCTTCACATCACCGACAACAGCCTCCAGGACTGGGCCGAAGTTCGCAAGATTGGCTCCATGTTCCCCAGCCTGGACACTCTGGTCATGGCCAACAACAACTTGGCCTCCATTCAGGACAACAAGGATATCCTGCGACGGCTCTTCCCCAACCTACGCAGCATCAACCTGCACAACTCAG GTCTCACCAGATGGGAGGACATCGAGATGCTCAACTTTTTCCCTAAGTTGGAGGAGGTGCGGCTGCAGGGCATCCCCTTACTGCAGACTTACACCAACACAGAGCGACGCAGCCTCATGATAGCACA GCTCCCTTCTATATCACTGCTAAATGGCAGTGTTGTGAGTGATAGTGAGAGAGAAGATGCAGAGAGGTTCTTCATCCGTTACCACGTAGACTACCCTGAGGAGGAGCTGCCTTACAG ATATCATTCCCTGGTAACCAAATATGGGAAGCTGGAACCTCTTGCTGAGGTTGACCTCCGACCTCGCTGCCGTGCCCAGGTAGAGGTTCACTGTGAGGAGAAAGTGGAACAG CTGAGCATCCGTTTGGACCAGACCGTAGCTGAGCTGAAGAAGCAGCTGACAACAGTGGTCCAGCTGTCCACCAACAGCATGAGGCTTTACTACATCGACAAGATCGGCATCTTTGGTCCGGAGGAAATGAAGTACAACACCCGGGTTCTCCACTCCTACAGcatccaagatggtgacgaacTACTGGTGGTTCCCAAGACCAAGTGA
- the LOC119492084 gene encoding tubulin-specific chaperone cofactor E-like protein isoform X2 → MSVRTQKKTVSCDSVPVKGNVSSEGGAVQGDGAMEPPEDQDGRTFVEVMSEKYSPDNFPLRRGPGMGIVVVPTVCPQGSPMKDRLNLPSILVLDSCGISRAGDEAEIAAFCAHVIELDLSRNKLQDWREISKIVSNIPNLEFLNLSYNPLAGMTLEPRCAEGFSRVRRLVLNNTRVSWDTVLLLTREITELEELFLCLNEYSSVSTSSVTCPTLRLLHITDNSLQDWAEVRKIGSMFPSLDTLVMANNNLASIQDNKDILRRLFPNLRSINLHNSGLTRWEDIEMLNFFPKLEEVRLQGIPLLQTYTNTERRSLMIAQLPSISLLNGSVVSDSEREDAERFFIRYHVDYPEEELPYRYHSLVTKYGKLEPLAEVDLRPRCRAQVEVHCEEKVEQLSIRLDQTVAELKKQLTTVVQLSTNSMRLYYIDKIGIFGPEEMKYNTRVLHSYSIQDGDELLVVPKTK, encoded by the exons ATGTCGGTACGAACACAGAAGAAGACAGTAAGCTGTGACAGTGTTCCAGTCAAGGGAAACGTCTCTTCAG AGGGGGGTGCTGTTCAGGGGGACGGAGCCATGGAGCCACCAGAGGACCAGGACGGTCGTACCTTTGTGGAGGTGATGAGTGAAAAGTACAGCCCGGATAACTTTCCGCTACGCAGAGGGCCTGGTATGGGAATAGTGGTGGTACCCACTGTATGTCCTCAAGGCTCCCCTATGAAAG ACCGACTGAACCTGCCCAGTATTCTGGTGTTGGATAGCTGTGGGATCAGCAGGGCAGGAGACGAGGCTGAGATTGCTGCTTTCTGTGCCCATGTCATAGAGCTGGACCTGTCTCGAAACAAGCTGCAGGACTGGCGTGAG ATCAGTAAAATCGTGTCCAACATCCCCAACCTGGAGTTCCTCAACCTGAGCTATAACCCCCTGGCAGGAATGACCCTGGAGCCGCGCTGCGCTGAAGGCTTCTCCCGGGTCCGACGCCTCGTCCTCAACAACACTCGGGTGTCCTGGGACACCGTGCTGCTGCTCACCAGGGAGATAACTGA GCTGGAGGAGTTGTTCCTGTGCCTTAATGAGTACAGCAGTGTGAGTACCTCCAGTGTGACCTGCCCCACCTTGCGCCTGCTTCACATCACCGACAACAGCCTCCAGGACTGGGCCGAAGTTCGCAAGATTGGCTCCATGTTCCCCAGCCTGGACACTCTGGTCATGGCCAACAACAACTTGGCCTCCATTCAGGACAACAAGGATATCCTGCGACGGCTCTTCCCCAACCTACGCAGCATCAACCTGCACAACTCAG GTCTCACCAGATGGGAGGACATCGAGATGCTCAACTTTTTCCCTAAGTTGGAGGAGGTGCGGCTGCAGGGCATCCCCTTACTGCAGACTTACACCAACACAGAGCGACGCAGCCTCATGATAGCACA GCTCCCTTCTATATCACTGCTAAATGGCAGTGTTGTGAGTGATAGTGAGAGAGAAGATGCAGAGAGGTTCTTCATCCGTTACCACGTAGACTACCCTGAGGAGGAGCTGCCTTACAG ATATCATTCCCTGGTAACCAAATATGGGAAGCTGGAACCTCTTGCTGAGGTTGACCTCCGACCTCGCTGCCGTGCCCAGGTAGAGGTTCACTGTGAGGAGAAAGTGGAACAG CTGAGCATCCGTTTGGACCAGACCGTAGCTGAGCTGAAGAAGCAGCTGACAACAGTGGTCCAGCTGTCCACCAACAGCATGAGGCTTTACTACATCGACAAGATCGGCATCTTTGGTCCGGAGGAAATGAAGTACAACACCCGGGTTCTCCACTCCTACAGcatccaagatggtgacgaacTACTGGTGGTTCCCAAGACCAAGTGA